One Rhodococcus jostii RHA1 DNA window includes the following coding sequences:
- a CDS encoding DUF6308 family protein: MTLRLPTTLATDSNTAAIAALTRYYGRPYLGDDAYVGAHFDSWSSTGDRAGEADRFTADDLVAVTFLSVQVPPKAAQAILHTEAKALNALLTAIGPDRDLVDEPDPLAPGWPAWDLETALWALPGIGQTKATKLIARKRPRLYPIWDSVVSQVLGTERSHLNPVREALRADDGALHRRLLSLREEAGLPEEISALRVFDVIAWMDGKNRGLDNHNELEN; the protein is encoded by the coding sequence ATGACATTGCGGCTGCCGACGACCCTCGCGACCGACTCGAACACTGCGGCGATCGCGGCCCTGACGAGGTATTACGGCCGCCCGTACCTCGGTGACGACGCTTACGTCGGCGCGCACTTCGATTCCTGGTCGAGCACCGGCGACCGTGCCGGGGAGGCGGACCGGTTCACCGCGGACGACCTGGTCGCGGTGACGTTCCTGTCCGTGCAGGTCCCACCGAAAGCGGCGCAGGCGATCCTGCACACCGAGGCGAAGGCGCTGAACGCCCTTCTGACGGCGATAGGCCCGGATCGGGACCTGGTCGACGAACCGGACCCGCTCGCCCCGGGATGGCCCGCCTGGGACCTGGAAACGGCCCTGTGGGCGCTGCCGGGGATCGGACAGACGAAGGCAACGAAGCTGATCGCCCGCAAACGTCCCCGGCTCTACCCGATCTGGGACTCGGTGGTCAGTCAGGTCCTGGGCACTGAGCGATCACATCTGAACCCGGTCCGGGAGGCGCTCCGCGCCGACGACGGCGCGTTGCACCGCCGGTTGCTGTCGCTCCGGGAGGAGGCCGGCCTCCCCGAGGAGATCTCCGCACTGCGGGTGTTCGATGTGATCGCGTGGATGGACGGCAAGAACCGCGGACTCGATAATCACAACGAGTTGGAAAATTGA